From Actinomyces procaprae:
GCTTGATGCCGCGCTCGTGATACATGCGTGCTATGCGGGCCATCAGCCGCAGTTGGGCATCATCGTTCACCGGAGTGGTTCCTTTCCCCGCAGCAGGGCTTAGAGCCTTAACCTATCGCGATCGGGAGCATTTCGGGGAAAGGGTTGCGGCCGGGACCAGGTTTCTCGCCTGGTCCCGGCCGCGTTCAGGTCACGGCGGGTATCCGTTAGGCGAGCAGCTCCTCGGCGGCGGCCGTGATGCCGTCGGCGCTGATCCCCCAGTGGTCCATGAGCCAGCCCTCCGAGCCGGTGGGCGCGAAGGTGTCTGGGATGCCGATTCGCTTCACCGGCACGGGCTGGTTGGCGGTAACCAGTTCGGCGACCGCGCCCCCGAGCCCACCGGCGGCGAGTCCCTCCTCGGCGGTAATGATCCGGCCCGTCTCACGAGCGGCGGACAGCACCGCATCCTCATCGAGCGGCTTGACGCAGGCCATGGACAGCACGCGCGCACGGATGCCCTCTTGGGCAAGTGCGTCTGCAGCGGCGAGTGCCCGGTGCAGCACGGTGCCATTGGTGATGATGGTCAGGTCGTCACCATCGCGCAGCGTGGTTGCCCGTCCCGGGGTGAACACGTAGTCATCGGCGTGTACGGCGGGCACCTTCATCCGTGAGATGCGTATGTAGACGGGGCCGTCGTGCTCGGTAACCGCCCAGCGGACGGCGGCGGCGGTCTCGACCGGATCGGCGGGAACGATCACCGTCATGTTGGGGATGACCCGCATCCAGGCCACGTCCTCCGCACTGTGGTGGGTGCTGCCGAGTTGTCCATAGGCCAGGCCCGGGCTCTGGGCGGTGAGCACCATGTGCCGGTATGAGTAGGCGGCGTCGATCTTGACCTGCTCCATCGCCCGGGCGGACAGGAAGGAGCCGGCGCATGAGACGATCGGTAGTCGGCCGCCGCCCTCGAGTCCCGCGGCCACGCCCACCTGGTTCTGCTCGGCGATACCCACGTTGATAATGCGCTCGGGGAAGCGTTTGGCGAACCCACCGAGCTTGGAGGAGCCCACGGAGTCGTTGACGACGGCGACGACGCGCTCGTCCGCTTCCCCCAGTTCCGTCAGGACGTCGGCGAAGGCGTCACGGCAGTCGTACAGGGGGTTCGCTTCGGCGATGGCGGTCATGCCAGTGCCTCCAGTTCTGCTAGTGCCTGCTCCACCTCGGCGTCGGTGGGCAGCTTGTGGTGCCAGGCGACGGCGTCGGACATGAAGGAGATCGGGTGTCCCTTGTGAGAGTGGGCGATGATGAAGGTGGGTTTGCCGGAGGCGGCTGGTACGGCGGCGAAGGCATCCAGCAGGGCGCCGATGTCGTGCGCGTCAACATCCACCACCTCCATACCGAAGGCGCGGGCCTTGTCATCCAGCGGAGTCAGATCGTTGGTGTCTTCCGTGGTAGCGCCCTGCTGGAGGCGGTTGCGGTCGGCAACCACGCAGAGGTTCGCCAGGCCGCGCTGGGCGGCGAACATGAGTGCCTCCCAGTTGGAGCCCTCCTGCAGTTCGCCGTCACCGGTCAGGACGAATACACGGCGGGGAGAGCCGTCCAGCTGGGCGGCGATGGCCTGGCCGACGGCGATCGGCAGACCGTGCCCCAGCGGCCCGGTGTTGGCCTCCACGGCATCCACGTACAGCCGGTTTGGGTGGCCGTTGAGTCGGGACTCGGGCTGCACGAAGGTCTCCAAATCGGCCACATCCAGCAGGCCGGCTGCGGCGAGCGTGGTGTACAGGGCGCAGGCCGCGTGCCCCTTGGAAAGGATCAGACGGTCGCGCTCGGGGTCGTGCAGGTTCTCCGGGGTCACATTCAGGATGTGGAGGTAAAGGGTTGCCAGTACGTCGGTGATGGAGAATTCACCGCCGAGGTGGCCCATGCGAGCATTCGCCACCAGCGTGAGGTCCTTGCGGCGGATGAGGCGCGCTCCCTCCTTGATGTGCGCGATCACCTCCTCCCGGCTCATGTCGGGCGTGGTGCGCCCGAGGACGGGCAGTTCAACAGAAACTGTCATGGTTCTTTACTCCTAGAGCATTGGGCGTGATGGGGTCGGCCCGGAGCCTCAGGCCATGCAGGTCAACAGCGCGTCCTGCACGACCCGCTGCGCGGCGAGCGGATCCTGGCGGGCCTGGGCGTCGGCGAGGGCCGCCTCGTCGAGGTTGTCCAGGGCGCGGTGCAGGGCCTTGAGGAAGCGGATGGAGGTACGGGCGTTGTCCACCACGTCCTCCCGGAAGGGGAACTGGTCCAGCTGCCACACGCCCTCCCAGTTGTTCTTCTTCAGCGTGTGGAAGAACTCGAAGATCTCGGTGATGTGGACGGTGCCGACGACCATGTCGTCGTCCCAGCCGCGGTAGTTGTCGTTGACATCCATGCCCCACAGCAGGCCGTGGTCGATGAGCAGCTGGGCGGCCTCGGCCGGGGCCTCACCGCCGAACAGGGCGTGTCCGAAGTCGAGGAGCACGCCGACGTTGTCCACACCCATCTGCTGGATGCCGAGCACGGTCTTGGCCGCCGAAGACCAGAACATGTGGGTGCGGGGCTCACGGGGCTTGTACTCGATGACGAACTTCAGGTCGGGATTGGCCTTGGCCAGATCGCGCATGCCCTCCACGGCCAGGCGGCTGAGTTCCTTGTAGTCCACCTGGAAGGGATAGTCGAAGCCGTCCTGCCCGGGCCAGATCTTGACATAGCGGGCGCCGAGTTCGCGCACGGCGTCGGCGGCGCCCTGCATGATCGCCATGGCTGAGGCCCGCTTGTCCGGGTCCGGGTTGGTGAAGGCGCCCATTTGGTGCTCACGCAGGTAGATGTCCGGGGTGACGCCGATGGCCCTCAGGCCGGTGCGCTCCAGGGCAGCCTTGACGTCGTCGAGGCTCACGCCGGCCGTGAAGGGGTAGTTCAGATCCACGTAGCTGATGTCGCCGACCTCGGCGGCCAGTTCGATCTGCTCGATGGTGGAGCGGGGGTCGCCGTAGCCGTCGGTGGCGTAACGGTCCACGTAGGTGGCGAAGTTCCACAGGCCTGCGCCGAAAACGGGGGTGTCAGACATTGTTTGTTCAACTCCAGTCGTTGTTGTGTCGGTGTATCGGTGTTGGTGATCTTGTCGGATGGTTGGTTGATGACCGCCGGTCAGGCGGGCACGGCCCGGGAGCGAGCCAGCGCGTCGCGCCATTGTGAGCGTGCGGCCGCGCGGGCACCGTCCTCGAAGGCCGGGCGGTAGCGACTGCCCTCCTGCTGCGCGACCGCCGGCAGCTCCCAACCCAGTCGGGTGAAGCCCATGAGGGCGGCACCCAGGGCGGAGACCTCCGCATTGGCGGCCACGACCACGTCGCGGCCGAGCAGGTCCGCCTGGCACTGCATGAGCAGGCGGGAGGCGGTGGCGCCGCCGTCGGCGTGGAGAACCTGCAGGTCGGAGGTGTCCAGGGCGTCCACGACGTCGGCGATCTGATGGGCGACGGCCTCAAGGGCGGCGCGTGCGACGTGGCCACGGCTCGTGCCGGCGGTGAGCCCGGAGATGACGCCAACGGCCTGGCGGTCCCACCAAGGAGCCCCCAGTCCGGTAAAGGCGGGCACCAGACTGACGCCGCCGGAGTCGGGCACGGTGGCGGCCAACTCATCCAACTCGCGGCCGGGGTTCACGCCCAGCAGGCGGGCGGTCCAGTCCATGGCGGTGCCGGAGGCGACGATGTTGCCCTCGTGCCCGTACATGGGGGCGTCGGTGAGCCAGGCCAAGGTGGTGGACACCCCGGTGCGGACGGAGCGGTCCGTACCGGAGGGAATCATCACCGATGAGCCCGTGCCATAGGTGGCCTTGCCCTCGGCGGTGTTGCGGCAGCCATGGCCGAACAGGGCGGCATGGGAGTCCCCGAGCACACCCACGATCGGCACGCCGTCGGGCAGGAAGTCCAGCCCGGCAGTGACGCCGAAATCGGCGTTGGAGGCGACGACGTCGGGCAGCGCGGCACGATCGACGCCGAACAGCTCGCACATGGCGGGCGACCAGTCGAGCGCGGCGAGGTCCAACAGAAGCGTCCGGGAGGCGTTGCCGGCCTCAATGACGTAGGCGGACTGACCCGTCAGGCGGCTTACCAGCCATGCATCCACGGTGCCGATGCGCACCGGCCCCGAACCGACCTGATCAAGCAGGTAGCGCATCTTGGGCGCCGAGAACATGGGATCCAGGCTCAGGCCGGTGGTGGAGGCGACGGCGAATTCACGCTCCGGGGAACGCAACCAGTCGCAGAACTCGGCGGTGCGAGAGTCCTGCCAACCGAGCATCGGGGCCAACGCCCGGCCGGTGCCGCCATCCCAGGCGACCACGGACTCACGCTGGTTGGAGATGGTGATGCCGGCCGGCGTACCCACGACCCCGGCCAGGCACTCCCGGATGGCGGCGCACTGGGCGGCCCATACGGCGTCCGCATCCTGCTCCACCCAGCCGGGGCGTGGGTAGGACACGGCGACCGGAGCCGAGCCGGAGGACAGGATTGAGCCGTCTGGGGCGATGGCGAAGGCCTTGGCGTTGGTAGTGCCCTCGTCGAGGGCGAGGACGTAGGGACCTGCCGTTCCCCCGGGCGCATGTCGAGCCGCATCGCTCATGCAGCGCCTCCTTTCCTGCGTGCCGAGCGCGGCCAGCGCTTGGCATTTTTATTCCTCGTTGAATCTAGATGTGAGCCTAGCAGGTGCCGTCGTGGTTGGGAAGCCCCGGGCCGAGGCCGATTCGGCCCGAGACCTCCCCTGACCGCGGCGCGAGCTACCGACACTCACTCCTCTTCAAGTTCGAAGAGCGTGTAGCGATCAGCGTTCGACCCGTCGATCAGGATGCAGTCCACGAGCTGCTTCTCCTTCTTCCCGGTCTCGCCGTTCTTAATGAAAGCGTCCGCCTGCTCCACGGCCATCTCGGAGATGTGCACGGCCGGCTGCATACCGGTGGCGAGCATCGTGCCCTCCTTGATCGCCTTGACAGCATCCGGAGAGCCGTCGAAGCCGATCACCAGGATGTCGTCGGTCTTACCGGCCTGCTGCACCGCGGCGACGGCGCCCACCGCCATGGTGTCGTTGCCGCAGATGATCGCCTGGACGTCGGCGTCGCGCTGGAGCAGCGTCTCGACCTTCTGATAACCGAGCTGCTGGTCCCAGTTGGCCGTCTCGGTACCGACCAGTTCCATGTCCGGATATTGGTCGAGCACGGAATGGAAGGCCGTGGACCTGACCTGGGCGTTGGTGTCCGTCTCCCGCCCGAAGAGCTCGTAGTAGCGGCCCGCCCCCTGGAGGGTGTCCGCGAGCTTCTCCGCAACGAGCGCTGCACCCTGGGAGTTGTTGGCCACGATCTGTGCGGCGGCAAGGCCGGAGGTATTGATCTCCCGGTCGATCAAGAAGACCGGGATGCCCGCCTCAACGGCCTTGCGGACCGCACCCTCGGTGGAGTCGGCGCCCGCGTTGTCCACGATGATCGCCGCGGCATTCCGGGAGATCGCGGAGTCGAACAGCTCGGACTGCTTGTTTACGTCGTCGTCGTGGGAAAAGGCGTCGGCGGTGTAGCCGAGCTTCCGAGCGGCGGCAACGGCCGCCTCGGCCTCCGTTTTGAAGAACGGATTGTCATGCGAAGGCGTGATGACCGCGAAGTAGTTGGAGTCACCGCCCGCGGAACAGGCGGCCAGGCCGGGCAGGAGGGAGATCGTGAGCGCTCCGAATGCGCCTGCGCGCAATACGGTGCGGCGAGGGATCGGGCTCATGGATGAGCTGATGGAGGTGATGGTAGATGTCATGATGGGTTCCGCTTCTTCTCTGCTTGTTTCACAGTTCGACGGGATCAGGCGGAGGCGTCGCCGGGACTGACCTCGGCCCGCTGAATGCGGGCGGCCTCCCGTTTGACTTCTTGTGCGGCCTGGGCGGCGGCACGAGAACGCTCGAGGCGCTGCTGCCCCTGGTCGAGCATCACGGCCAGGACGATGACCAGGCCCTTGAGGAAGGTCTGCCAGAACGAGGACACGCCCACGAGGACCAGGCCGTCGTTCAGGAAGCCGATGACGAAGGCGCCGATGAGGGCGCCCTTGACGTCCCCTCGCCCGCCCGCAAGCGAGGCCCCGCCGATGACGACGGCGGCGATCGCGTTCATCTCATAGGTCTCACCGGCAGCCGGTGCGGCAGCGGTGAGTTCGGAGGCGATGATGAGTCCGGCCAGAGCGGCCATGCAGCCGGAGACCATATACACCCGCATCTTGACGCGCTTGACGGGCACACCGGAGAGCTCGGCGGCACGCTCATTGCCGCCCACGGCGTAGAGCCAGCGGCCGAAGGGGGCGCGGGCGACCACCAGGGCGACGACGATCGCGAAGATGATCATCAGCCAGACACTGGTGGGCAACCCGAGCGGCCGGGACACCCCCAGGAAGGAGAATCCCGTGTTGCCGAAGGCCTCCTCGCCCGCCAGGTCCGGGTAGGTGGCTCCCTTGGAGATGAGCAGCGCCGCGCCGCGCGCCATATACATGGTGCCCAGGGTGGCGATGAAGGGGGCAACGCTGAATCTTGTGATCAGCAGCCCGTTGATCGCACCGACGAAGGTGCCCACCACCAAGGCGACAATGACGACCACCAGCACCGACGGGTAGGCGTTGATGTCAAAGACCGACAGGTGCATGCCCTTGAGCATGACGCCGGCGATAACGCCGGACAGGCCGACGATCGATCCGATGGACAGGTCGATGCCGCCGGTGAGGATGACCAGCAGCATGCCCAGGCTGAGCAGCGCGTTGTAGGCCACGTGCTTGGTCATGGTCACCAGGTTGGTGGTTGTCAGGAAGGAGTCGGACAGCGAGGCGAAGATGACGATCAGCACAAGCAGGGCGATGAAGGCGCGCTGCGCCATCAGAAACTCGCCGATGCTCCGATTGCCTATGCGCAGGCCGGACTTGTGGGTGGATGCGGGTGTCATGCTTGGTCCTCGTCCTTCGTGTCACTCGTCGCGGCGTTGTCTGCGCTCGCGGCTTCGTCGTCGGTAGCTGTGATCTGTTCGCCGGTCGCGGCCATGACCTGGTCGCGGGTGGTGGTGCGCGGGTCGAAGTCGGCCACTATGCGTCCGCGGGCCATGACGATCAGGCGGGTGGAGGCGCCCAGCGCCTCGGACAGTTCGGAGGTGGCGAACAGGACGCCGACCTTGGTTCCCGCCACCTCGGCCATGGTGGAGAAGATGTCCGACTTGGCGCCGATGTCAATTCCGCGGGTGGGCTCGTCCATGAGCAGCATGCGGGGTGCAGTCATCAGCGCCTTGGCGATGACGACCTTCTGCTGGTTGCCCCCGGAAAGGGAGGTGATCCCGATGCCTGGGGACTCGGTCTTAATGCGGACGGCCTCGATGCCGTGATTGATCTCCTTGTCCTCCTGCTTGCGCTTGACCTGCCCATTACGGGTGAGGATGCGCAACGCCGCCAGGCTCATGTTGCGGCCTACGCTCATGAGTTGGACGATGCCGTCGGCCTGCCGGTCCTCCGGGGACAGGACGAGTCCGGCGTCGATCCGCTCGCCGATTGGAGCATGGGATATGTCCTGCCCATCGAGCAGGATCCGGCCGGATGCGGCGGTATGCCGTCCCGCGAGCGTCTCCAACAGTTCGGTGCGCCCGGCACCCATGAGCCCATAAATGGCAACGATCTCCCCCTCACGCACCGTGAGCGAGAGGTTGTCAACCGCGATGCGCGACGGGTTCGCGGGATCCGGTACCACCAGGTCCTCTATCTCCAGGATCGGTTCGCCGGGAGTAGCGGTGATCGCCGTGAACAGATCGGATTGATCCCGTCCCGCCATGGTCTTCACGATCCAGGGCAGGTCCACGTCCGCCATGGGCGCCGTGGCCACGTGCCGGCCGTCGCGCAGGATGACCGCGGTGTCCGCGATCTCGAGGCACTCGTCCATGTGGTGAGAGATGTAGACGATGGCGACGCCGTCCGCGGTCAGTTCGCGAATGATGCGGAAGAGCACCTTCACTTCCGTGGCCGAGAGCGCCGATGTGGGCTCGTCCATGATGAGCACGCGCGCCCCCTCGACGAGGGTGCGGGCGATCTCGACGAGCTGCTGCTGCCCCAGCCGCAGGTCGCCCACGAGGGCGTTGGGGTCGATCGGCTCTTCCAGGCGTGCGAGCGCCGCGGCGGCCTGCTCCCGCTGCCGAGAGCGCGAGATGCCTGTAGGTGAGGCAATCTCACGGCCGAGGAAGATGTTGTCAACCACCGAAAGATTGGGACAGAGGTTGAGCTCCTGATGGACGATGGCGACTCCGTGCGCAACGGCATCGGTGGTGTCGGTGAAGGTGATGGGCTCGCCGTCGAGCTCGATCGTGCCGGAGGTCGGCGGCTGCACTCCGGAGAGGATCTTCATCAGGGTGGACTTGCCGGCCCCGTTCTCTCCGATGAGGGCCACTACCTCACCCCGGTGAATCTCGAAGTCGACGCCGCGCAAGGCGTGAGTCGCCCCGAAGGCCTTGGTGATGTCGCGGCCGGCGAGGACGACGGGGGCCTTCTCGCTTACGGTCATGACGCCACCTCAATAGAGATTGGGGTGATCACGACGTGCGCCGGGTCTGAGTACGCAAAGGCACCCACGACGGTGATCTTCTGGCCGATCATGGAGCCCAGGTCGTTCTCGGCGAGCACTCCGGTCTTGAGGGGATCGTTGAGGGACAGCCCCACCTGGGCGTAGTCGATCTGGTTCTCGAACATGTCGAAGGTGACCTCACCGGTGACGTCTCGCAGAGCCGTGCCCATCACGGCGGGCCCCGTCTGGACGGATACGGTGACGCCGGAGGGAACGCCGTCGACCGCAAGATTGACCTGACCGAAGCCGCCCTCCTCCACGGTGCCGGTGGTGGTCACAGCGAAGGTGTACGCGGCCTCACCGTCACGGTGGCCGAGCTCCTCGCTGGCGCCCTCCTCGTCCTCCTGGAGATCTTCGAGCAGCCCCGCCAGGTCGGTGGCGTTGTCATTGACGTACGCAATGGTGGAGTCGTAGTGCTCGTTGGCGTATGCGACGGGATCCGTCGATCCGGCTGTGAGCACGGCTTCCGCCTCCTTCGGGGTCATGAAGGTGGTGCCGAGGAAGCAGATGGCGAGTATCACCACCGCTCCGACGACCTTGAAGATGACACCCCAGGGGCGCCCGCGTCGTGTCTTGTTAGTTCGTGCCACCGCTTGAGCCTCCTCGCTCTGTCGTGGCGGATTCGGGACGATCCGCCTGCGTTGACATATTCATTCGTCCATGAATGACAGCTCTAGTGTCACCCACGGTCTCGTTCCTGTCAACTTCATAACGGCTGGGGACACGAGCGCAGAAACAGCTCGGGGCCGGCCGACGTCCGGCGGGCCCCGAGCTTCTGTGGCGCACTCACGCCGCTGCGGTTCAGATCCTGATGGGTTCGATGGCACCGTAGGAGGCAGCCGCGCCTGCGGATAGCACCGCCGCCGAGCCCGCCCGCATGGCCTCCGCCACGGCCCGTTCAAAGTCCAGCCCGAGTGTCAGGGCAGCCGCCAGCGCTCCGACGGAGGCATCCCCCGCACCGGTGGTGTCGACCACCGGACCCGCGGAGATCGCGTCAACGTGTGCGCCCTGTGGACCACCGGCAACCGCGGCGTCGTACCAGACGGCGCCGGCGCCCCCGAGCGTAATCAGCACGCGACGCGGACCCCGCTCGGTCAGCTGGGCGGCGGCGTCAAGCGCCTCCGCTGCGCCACGCGGGGCGGGACGGCCGAGAACCAGACCGGCCTCGGTCTCATTGACCACGAGGATGTCCACTGCGGCGAGATCCTCCGCGGCGATGCCGTAGACCGGCGCGAGGTTGAGAATCGTCGTCGCCCCGGCCCCGCGAGCGGAGGCGATGGCGGCCGCATTGGCGGCGGCCGGAATCTCACCCTGGAGGACGACGACGTCTCCTGCTTGCAGAGCTGCGGCGTCGACCTGCTCGGAAGTCACCCGGCCGTTTGCACCCGCGTCAATGACAATCGTGTTCTCCCCGGTGGCGGACACGGTGATGAAGGCGGAGCCGGTGGTCCCCTCGTCTACCAGCAGGCCGCTCACATCGACACCATGACCGGCGAGTTCCTCACGCAGCGCTGGGCCGGCGGCGTCAGAGCCGACGCGTCCGACGAAGCGGACGCGGGCGCCGGCGTGGGCTGCCGCGGCGGCCTGGTTGGCGCCCTTACCGCCGAGCCGATAGCTGAGCGAACGGCTGTAAAGGGTCTCCCCCGGTTCGGGGAAGCGGTCAACGGTGACCGTGACGTCCTGGTTGATGGAGCCGATTACAACTACATGCGCGGACATATGGTCCCTCCTTGTCAGTCCTGCGGCCCAAAGCTCGGCAGCACGCCCTTGGTGAGCAGGTAGCAGCCGTACGGCCGGGTCTCCTGGGTGTGAATGACCGCGGAGGCGGAACGAGCGGCCTCGTAGAAGTCGAAGCGTTCCATGGCGGCACCGGAGATCTCGCGCCCCTCGAGTTCCGTGGCCACGGCGAGGACGTCGCGGGTCACCTCGCGCAACTCGGTATCACCCTCGCCGATCATGTAGCGCACGGGCGCCTCGACGAAGGTGTCGAGCGGCATGAGTTCGACCACCAGCCGCACGGCCTCGGGACTGTTCAGCGAGGGCATGGGGATGACCGGCCTGCCAGTGGCGTAGGCGGGGTAGTTGGAGTCGACGACGGCGATGACGTCGCCATGCCCCATACGGGCCAGCACGCCCAGCAGTTCGGGCGTCATCAGGGTATTGATTCCTTTGAGCATCATTCTCTCCTTTGAAGGTAGTGCCGACGCTGGCGTCACCTTAACGCTGCCTGGGTTCCGGGGCCCCTCGCGCGCACCCCAGGGTCTCGAAGGCACCTGGCGTGACGGGTCGACGTACGTTACGGTTTCGTCATTATCCCTGTTGGTCCCTGAAAGGGCTGGTTCATGGTTGACGACGGCGTCCGGCGCGAGGCAGCGGCCGATGACAGTGGCGCCTGGCGGGACCGTTCCGTATCCGCGATGGACGGGGGCGTCCCGGCGCCTCCACCAGGTCCTTCGCCGGAGCCGGTGCGGGGTCGGTATGCGGCGGTACCGGGCGGGGGCGAGCCCGGTGGGCGGCCCGGGATCGCACCGGAGTCGGGCCCGGTGGTGCGGGGTCGGCATGCTGCTGTGCCGCCGGGTGCGTATGGGGTGATGCCGGGCGGTGCACCCAGCGCTAGTTCTTCCGGCGCACCCGTTCCTGCTGCTGGGGCGGCGGCGTCGGCGGTCGGTTCTGGTGTGCCCGCAGGGTCTGTGCAGGGGTATGGGTTTGTGGTGCCTGCGTCAGCGCCTGCATCCGCGCCCGCGCCTGTGTCTGCGTTAGCAGCGCCCCCGCCGGAGGGTGTGGGCGCGCCCGGTCCCGGGGCGCGTGCTGCGGCGGGTACGGATCATGTCTTGTCGGTTTTGGATGTTCCGGCGGAGTGGTGGGAACGGGCGCTGGAGGGCTGGCGGGGCTGGTGGGCGCACCATGCGGGTTTCGCACGCGCGGTGGTGCGGGCTCAGCGGGTGGTCTCCACCGTGGCACTGGTACTGGGAGTGATTGCACTGGTGGTGGTGCCGCGCCTGACGCTGGGGCTAGTGCCCGCGCTGTTGATGACCGGCTGCCTGCTGGTGGTGGGACTGCTGGCGCGCACCCGCACCCTGGGGCTGCGGCCGCTGTTGCTGCTGATGGGCATCAGCGTGCCCTGGTCACTACTGATAGCCCACGCCACCCGGGCGATCGGTGAGTCGATCGGATTGTCCACCACCGATGACGGCGCCCGCATCGCACTGGCAGCGTTTGTGGAGGAACCGGGCAAACTGCTGCCGCTGCTGCTTCTGGCGGTGGTGGCGCCGGGCCGGATCAGACGCCTGGCGGCGGTGGACTGGGCGCTGCTGGGATTCGCTACCGGGGCGGGCTTCACCATCGCCGAGGACGGCGCCCGCCGCCTGGCACCACCGGGCATGCTCGCCGAGCTGTTGGGCGAGAACCGGCTCCACTACTCGCTGAACCCGTGGACAGCCGGGGCGTTCCAACTGTCTGGGGGCAGTTGGGCCGAACAGATTCTGGGTATCGACGCAGCCCCCGCAGGGCCGATGACCACCGGGCACCAGGTCCCCACCATGGGGGTTGCCATGGGCGTCGCCCTGGGCCTGGCCCTGTGGCGCACGAAAAAGCCCTGGTGGCGCGCCGTCGCCTGGCTACCGCCAGCAGCGATGCTGACGACGGCGATAGTGGATCATGCCTGCTACAACGCCGCCGTCGGCTGGACCGGCTGGGCCGACCAGGACACCGCCATCCCCACCTGGATACGCCTGGCCTGGCAGGTGCGCGGGCAGGGCCACACCCAGATCACCATCTCCGTGGCCCTGTTCATCACCTGCATGACGGTCGACGCCCGCCGCCGCCACCGCGCCGGCGTGTTCGGCGACGTCGCCCTGGAGGCCCCCAAAGCGCCCGACCTGCCCATGACCGGTGCTCCCGCCGCCCTGCGGGCCCCGGCGCAGGCCCTGGTGTGGCTGGCCGCCTACGCCTGGTCCGACCTGGTGATCATCGCCGCCGCCTACGGGGACCGGACCCTGACCCGCAGGGCGCGCATGGCCGAGGGCCGCGCCATGGGCGCCCAGGTGCGCGGAGTGCGACAGGACGCCATGACCGTGACCACCCCCGGCACCGAACCGGCCGCGCGCAACACCTTCCGCCTAATCGCACTCGCAGTCGCAGCGGTGATGCTGGCGGCCTGCTGGTGGTACGGCACCGCCCTCGCCCAGCACATCGGCTCCTGGCTCCAGCAGCCCGACTGGCC
This genomic window contains:
- a CDS encoding transketolase family protein, which translates into the protein MTAIAEANPLYDCRDAFADVLTELGEADERVVAVVNDSVGSSKLGGFAKRFPERIINVGIAEQNQVGVAAGLEGGGRLPIVSCAGSFLSARAMEQVKIDAAYSYRHMVLTAQSPGLAYGQLGSTHHSAEDVAWMRVIPNMTVIVPADPVETAAAVRWAVTEHDGPVYIRISRMKVPAVHADDYVFTPGRATTLRDGDDLTIITNGTVLHRALAAADALAQEGIRARVLSMACVKPLDEDAVLSAARETGRIITAEEGLAAGGLGGAVAELVTANQPVPVKRIGIPDTFAPTGSEGWLMDHWGISADGITAAAEELLA
- a CDS encoding transketolase, whose protein sequence is MTVSVELPVLGRTTPDMSREEVIAHIKEGARLIRRKDLTLVANARMGHLGGEFSITDVLATLYLHILNVTPENLHDPERDRLILSKGHAACALYTTLAAAGLLDVADLETFVQPESRLNGHPNRLYVDAVEANTGPLGHGLPIAVGQAIAAQLDGSPRRVFVLTGDGELQEGSNWEALMFAAQRGLANLCVVADRNRLQQGATTEDTNDLTPLDDKARAFGMEVVDVDAHDIGALLDAFAAVPAASGKPTFIIAHSHKGHPISFMSDAVAWHHKLPTDAEVEQALAELEALA
- a CDS encoding sugar phosphate isomerase/epimerase family protein, whose translation is MSDTPVFGAGLWNFATYVDRYATDGYGDPRSTIEQIELAAEVGDISYVDLNYPFTAGVSLDDVKAALERTGLRAIGVTPDIYLREHQMGAFTNPDPDKRASAMAIMQGAADAVRELGARYVKIWPGQDGFDYPFQVDYKELSRLAVEGMRDLAKANPDLKFVIEYKPREPRTHMFWSSAAKTVLGIQQMGVDNVGVLLDFGHALFGGEAPAEAAQLLIDHGLLWGMDVNDNYRGWDDDMVVGTVHITEIFEFFHTLKKNNWEGVWQLDQFPFREDVVDNARTSIRFLKALHRALDNLDEAALADAQARQDPLAAQRVVQDALLTCMA
- a CDS encoding FGGY-family carbohydrate kinase: MSDAARHAPGGTAGPYVLALDEGTTNAKAFAIAPDGSILSSGSAPVAVSYPRPGWVEQDADAVWAAQCAAIRECLAGVVGTPAGITISNQRESVVAWDGGTGRALAPMLGWQDSRTAEFCDWLRSPEREFAVASTTGLSLDPMFSAPKMRYLLDQVGSGPVRIGTVDAWLVSRLTGQSAYVIEAGNASRTLLLDLAALDWSPAMCELFGVDRAALPDVVASNADFGVTAGLDFLPDGVPIVGVLGDSHAALFGHGCRNTAEGKATYGTGSSVMIPSGTDRSVRTGVSTTLAWLTDAPMYGHEGNIVASGTAMDWTARLLGVNPGRELDELAATVPDSGGVSLVPAFTGLGAPWWDRQAVGVISGLTAGTSRGHVARAALEAVAHQIADVVDALDTSDLQVLHADGGATASRLLMQCQADLLGRDVVVAANAEVSALGAALMGFTRLGWELPAVAQQEGSRYRPAFEDGARAAARSQWRDALARSRAVPA
- a CDS encoding D-ribose ABC transporter substrate-binding protein; the encoded protein is MTSTITSISSSMSPIPRRTVLRAGAFGALTISLLPGLAACSAGGDSNYFAVITPSHDNPFFKTEAEAAVAAARKLGYTADAFSHDDDVNKQSELFDSAISRNAAAIIVDNAGADSTEGAVRKAVEAGIPVFLIDREINTSGLAAAQIVANNSQGAALVAEKLADTLQGAGRYYELFGRETDTNAQVRSTAFHSVLDQYPDMELVGTETANWDQQLGYQKVETLLQRDADVQAIICGNDTMAVGAVAAVQQAGKTDDILVIGFDGSPDAVKAIKEGTMLATGMQPAVHISEMAVEQADAFIKNGETGKKEKQLVDCILIDGSNADRYTLFELEEE
- a CDS encoding ABC transporter permease: MTPASTHKSGLRIGNRSIGEFLMAQRAFIALLVLIVIFASLSDSFLTTTNLVTMTKHVAYNALLSLGMLLVILTGGIDLSIGSIVGLSGVIAGVMLKGMHLSVFDINAYPSVLVVVIVALVVGTFVGAINGLLITRFSVAPFIATLGTMYMARGAALLISKGATYPDLAGEEAFGNTGFSFLGVSRPLGLPTSVWLMIIFAIVVALVVARAPFGRWLYAVGGNERAAELSGVPVKRVKMRVYMVSGCMAALAGLIIASELTAAAPAAGETYEMNAIAAVVIGGASLAGGRGDVKGALIGAFVIGFLNDGLVLVGVSSFWQTFLKGLVIVLAVMLDQGQQRLERSRAAAQAAQEVKREAARIQRAEVSPGDASA
- a CDS encoding sugar ABC transporter ATP-binding protein; protein product: MTVSEKAPVVLAGRDITKAFGATHALRGVDFEIHRGEVVALIGENGAGKSTLMKILSGVQPPTSGTIELDGEPITFTDTTDAVAHGVAIVHQELNLCPNLSVVDNIFLGREIASPTGISRSRQREQAAAALARLEEPIDPNALVGDLRLGQQQLVEIARTLVEGARVLIMDEPTSALSATEVKVLFRIIRELTADGVAIVYISHHMDECLEIADTAVILRDGRHVATAPMADVDLPWIVKTMAGRDQSDLFTAITATPGEPILEIEDLVVPDPANPSRIAVDNLSLTVREGEIVAIYGLMGAGRTELLETLAGRHTAASGRILLDGQDISHAPIGERIDAGLVLSPEDRQADGIVQLMSVGRNMSLAALRILTRNGQVKRKQEDKEINHGIEAVRIKTESPGIGITSLSGGNQQKVVIAKALMTAPRMLLMDEPTRGIDIGAKSDIFSTMAEVAGTKVGVLFATSELSEALGASTRLIVMARGRIVADFDPRTTTRDQVMAATGEQITATDDEAASADNAATSDTKDEDQA